ACTTGAACCCCAGGTGGAGAAGAAAGGATTCCGGAACCTCGGGAAAGTCCCGGGCCGATTTCTCGAACATACCGCCGAACTCGAGGTAGGCCTTGTATGTTTCCCGCTTTTCATCACCCTCGTATCCGAAGAGCACAACGTTTGATTGATCAAAATGTTCGCGGTATATCTTCCGGAACCGGTGAGGCATGTCGAGATCGCGGCACAACCGCATCATTTCCTCCGCCGCATCGCCGCGAATATCGTTCCTGTTCAGTCCCAGGAGAAGCCGGTCTCCCCGAATGGTTCCGGGAGAAATTTTGAAGGAATGCTCGATCCCGTAATGAATGCCGAGGGCGTCCACAAGGCTTATAAGACGGCCCGTACCGGATATCGCTTCCGCAGGGCCGAGGCGCGGCACATTGCCCAGGGACGGAACGTTCCGTGACCCCCTCCTTGAAGGCAGGCTGATGACACCGTAACGCGATTCGTGCCGCGACAGCACATCATGTATCACTTGAGACAGCCGCTTTGCCGCCGCGGGGGTCAGGATCACCTGGGTCGCCGAATCGATGAGAATCTCCCGGCCCGCGGCAGAATCACTGTGAGCAGATCCAAAAACAAGGGAAATTTCTTCCCG
This is a stretch of genomic DNA from Syntrophales bacterium. It encodes these proteins:
- a CDS encoding DUF3467 domain-containing protein, which codes for MTPSVPRRVRVLDTRIIETREEISLVFGSAHSDSAAGREILIDSATQVILTPAAAKRLSQVIHDVLSRHESRYGVISLPSRRGSRNVPSLGNVPRLGPAEAISGTGRLISLVDALGIHYGIEHSFKISPGTIRGDRLLLGLNRNDIRGDAAEEMMRLCRDLDMPHRFRKIYREHFDQSNVVLFGYEGDEKRETYKAYLEFGGMFEKSARDFPEVPESFLLHLGFKWDAADNRKATLARYTCYPSLSGEGILNRVRRRFYPGQEGGAFDILRAIVDKAAGAMNPQEFLYLEVSEENNPRSSYDINMYLANLTLEELYPLLRDACRSWKIPPESFHRLYDPMKQRIFGHVSGGLDREGREFLTFYYGVAGSSR